One region of Wyeomyia smithii strain HCP4-BCI-WySm-NY-G18 chromosome 3, ASM2978416v1, whole genome shotgun sequence genomic DNA includes:
- the LOC129729539 gene encoding actin-binding protein WASF3 — MPLPKRLIQPVYVARSVYVREELPAELETVTNTTLTNIVRQLSSLSKHGEDLFGELTRDAGNLAERANSLQARIDRLAIKVTQLDSTVEEVSLQDIQLKKAFKSATVFDQQIFSRQTMPTAMLEVYQACDKPPPLDKLNCYRDDGKDGLKFYTDPNYFFELWRQEMLKDTERVMHDRGKKVHKPRGTDGGVEGGRQKKRPRAPHNTREKQRQRAIGHGETLMPNNVIYRTPNAIAAANEEALYNSTMGGNIIYDSRNSGPARPNSIELRRSYQPETVDGGYAPPSPHYQQQQQQMAQQNSYQQQQSMYDEFHNQSMYGTNSSQISQESLYAPGTPSRSKSRPSQPPPAPPSTGSGQGTPNVSNANTPTRGRSMSTGRDNLPPPPPIPEGLQSPPNIPNGGANVAAKLLNRANSRAGSPQLGANGQPTQPQHQMMGMHGGAPQPQAIIDQNQIALAQLNQQINNLNNLNMQLNQLSMNDLPPPPPIPEQLSPKQSPPNVAPPPPPPPPPILDGPLSPSKPPMTNGDIMPMPNGNLIMGQMHQLKKIPPQEKIAYEDPRSDLMKAIRDGIKLRKVEQRNDAKENDRTIERLHDVASILARRVAIELSESSDSESDDDSEGWMENETSA, encoded by the exons ATGCCACTGCCGAAGCGACTCATCCAGCCGGTGTACGTGGCCCGGTCAGTGTATGTGAGAGAAGAACTTCCGGCTGAACTTGAAACGGTAACTAATACCACCCTCACCAACATCGTCCGGCAACTGTCGTCGCTATCCAAACATGGAGAGGATCTATTCGGAGAGCTGACACGGGACGCAGGCAATCTAGCCGAGCGGGCCAATTCGCTTCAGGCACGGATCGATAGGTTAGCTATCAAAGTAACCCAACTGGATAGTACGGTGGAGGAAGTTTCACTTCAAGACATCCAACTCAAGAAGGCATTCAAAAGTGCGACCGTTTTCGATCAGCAGATTTTTTCCCGACAGACAATGCCGACCGCTATGTTGGAGGTCTATCAG gCTTGCGATAAACCGCCACCACTGGATAAATTAAATTGTTATCGAGACGATGGCAAAGACGGTCTCAAATTCTACACAGATCCTAACTACTTCTTCGAACTATGGCGACAGGAAATGCTAAAGGACACAGAACGAGTAATGCACGATCGCGGTAAAAAGGTTCACAAACCGCGTGGAACTGACGGTGGAGTCGAGGGTGGTCGACAGAAGAAACGACCCAGAGCACCGCACAATACACGCGAGAAGCAACGCCAGCGGGCGATTGGTCATGGTGAAACCCTAATGCCTAACAATGTGATCTACCGAACACCGAATGCGATTGCAGCAGCCAATGAGGAAGCACTGTACAACAGCACCATGGGTGGCAATATTATTTATGATTCCAGGAACTCGGGACCGGCAAGACCAAATTCGATTGAACTGCGACGAAGTTACCAGCCGGAAACTGTGGATGGTGGTTATGCACCTCCATCGCCAcactaccagcagcaacaacagcaaatGGCACAGCAGAACAGCTATCAACAACAGCAGTCAATGTACGACGAGTTCCATAACCAATCAATGTACGGAACCAACTCGAGTCAAATATCGCAGGAAAGCTTATATGCCCCTGGTACTCCTTCGCGATCAAAATCGCGACCCTCCCAGCCACCACCAGCGCCACCATCGACAGGAAGCGGCCAAGGAACTCCTAATGTATCGAACGCCAATACACCTACACGTGGTCGAAGTATGTCTACGGGTCGAGACAATCTGCCGCCTCCACCACCGATTCCGGAAGGTCTTCAATCACCGCCAAATATTCCCAATGGTGGAGCCAATGTAGCCGCGAAGCTTCTGAACCGAGCCAACTCGAGAGCGGGCTCTCCTCAGCTCGGGGCCAATGGTCAGCCCACGCAACCGCAGCATCAAATGATGGGCATGCACGGTGGAGCTCCACAACCACAGGCAATCATCGACCAGAACCAGATCGCGTTGGCACAGTTGAATCAGCAGATTAACAATCTGAACAACCTCAACATGCAGTTGAACCAGCTGTCCATGAATGATCTTCCACCGCCGCCACCGATTCCGGAACAG CTTTCGCCCAAGCAATCGCCACCGAATGTAgcaccgccgccgccgccaccgCCTCCGCCAATACTGGACGGCCCGCTAAGTCCCTCGAAGCCCCCGATGACGAACGGCGACATTATGCCCATGCCCAACGGCAATCTGATTATGGGCCAAATGCACCAACTGAAGAAGATTCCCCCGCAGGAGAAAATTGCCTACGAAGATCCTCGGTCCGATCTAATGAAAGCCATTCGAGACG GAATCAAACTGCGTAAGGTAGAACAGCGGAACGATGCCAAGGAGAATGATCGTACCATCGAGCGGCTGCATGATGTGGCCTCGATTCTGGCACGGCGCGTCGCAATAGAACTAAGCGAATCGTCCGACTCGGAGAGCGACGACGATAGCGAGGGGTGGATGGAGAATGAAACGTCCGCATGA